CATTCCCATTCACcgctgcttcatttttttctctttttgacagGTCAGTGAACAATTTCCTGATAACAGGTCCCAAGGTAGGATGATCTCTGGCTTCTGTTTTTAGCCACCCAGTTTCCTAAGGGAACTCtttttgaggaaagaaaagagggaaggggaaggagacagTGACGGAAGTTCCCCACCCAGAGGAACCCATAATTGTTCCTTCATGGAGAGCGAGCCCACCTGAGTCCTGCTTGCCCCCCAGCAGCCCCGGACGACCTGACCCAAGTCAGGACTGACCTTCATAGTACTTTCCCTTTGCCAGGCCTATCTGACCTACACCACCAGCGTGGCCCTGGGCGCCCAGAGTGGCATAGAGGAGTGTAAATTCCAATTTGCTTGGGAACGCTGGAACTGCCCGGAAAGTGCTCTCCAGCTCTCCACTCACAACAGGCTGAGAAGTGGTAAGTTGTGCTCTCGCACAAAGGGGTATATTGTGCATGGTGATAGTGCGCTTGCTGCACGTGTACGTTTTGTGTGTACGTTTGTGTGACATGTATACGCACAATGAAATGAAAACGTTATCAGTGATCTACTGACctgccacttcctggctgtgaaaCCTTGACCGAGTTACCCCTCCCCTTTTTCAACCCCAGTGTTGTCATTGGGTCAATGAGGCCAGCTCTATTTAGCTCCCCAGGAATACTAGGAGGGTTGCATGGGGTGGATACAAAGGTATTTCCATACAAATGTcatcatttctctatttttttaaaatgcagggctgtatgtgtgtgtttgtatacacTTACCTTGCACTGAGTTGcatgaaataaaaacagggaaaggGTTCTGTGTTTGCAGCCGCTGAGGGGTTTCCCATCTGCCCAGCTGTCATAAACTCCCAACAACAGAGAAGCTGAAAGATCATATTGAGCTGtatctcgtgtgtgtgtgtgtgtgtgtgtgtgtgtgtgtgtgtgtgtgagcgcgcACCTGTTGGTTCTTTATAACTGTGTGTAGTAGTTTGCATAAAGTTCgtttatatacaaaaaatacagaGTTGCCTGAGAAGGGGGGCAAGAAGggagtaaagaagatgtggaagaaGAGAGTCCACACTCTCTTTACAGATTCCTGTGGGAATGTGGAGTGTGTGGAAATGAAACGGAAGAATGTTTTTTAGTAATATATGAGCTCAGTAAGTGGTAGCcatgatcattattattattaaatagttcctgagttatatcagaaggaagaaaaggccCTTCTCTCTTTGCTAAGTCAGCTTCATGGCCCTTAGTCCCCACTGCCCAAGGACTGGAAGCAGTGGCTAGTGAACAGAAGCCCAGGCTGGATTTTAGAAGAGCAGTGTCTTGGTCCCAATACAAGTGGTGAGGAGAGTGGCCTTGGTGCCATCACTCCCTCTCTGGGTTTTATTATCCTCACCCCCATAGGGATACTGTCTACCTGAATGAAGTAAGGATGCTGGAAAGACATGCATTGTTCTCTCAAGTAGAAgagcatcctctctctctctctctctctctctttttttgtaagattttatttacttgaaagaaagagcatgagtggtggggggagggtcagagggtgaaagagaagcaaactccccactgagcagcaatcccaatgtggggctcaatcccaggaccctgggaccatgacccaagccaaaggcagatgcttaactgactgcaccatccagatGCCCAGAAAGAGCATCCTTTTAAACCCAAAAGGgacaggggacagaggagagaaacAATTGCTTTTCTAAAGCCTCTGCTTTGAGTCACCAAGTTTCCAGtcccctctttctctccaaaGCCACCAGGGAGACTTCTTTCATTCATGCCATCAGCTCTGCTGGAGTCATGTACATCATCACCAAGAACTGTAGCATGGGCGACTTTGAAAACTGTGGCTGTGATGAGTCAAAAAACGGAAAAACAGGTAAGCTGTGCTCTGTGTGGGTAGGAAGAAGCGAGGAATGCAGAGCTACATGCAGGTTAACGTCTTCCAGGGAAAGGCTAAGGGACACAGGTCCCTCAGATACCGAGATGCTAGCAGCAACTTCTTGGTGGGAGCTCCTGGACCTATACTATTCCAAGAGTTGAGCCCGGGTCcttgattccaggatcacaaAGTAGCACTGAGCTCTAAAACTAATAAGACATCGAGGAATGAGAAGGCCAAAGACAGTTTAAAGCTAACCCTCATATTTCAGGCTGAGAACAGCTTGGCCATAATCCAGAGCTACTCAATTATTTGTAGACGATCTAAGAGACTCGGATTTGTCATCAAAGAGGGAGAAGATGGCTCTAACAAGACTACTGTAGGATAATGGTGCACAATTACAGAATATTTGAGCTGCAATGAACCTGTAAGATCATCTTGGCCAGGCTCAGTATGCTTACATTTACTGTGCGTAGAAAGACTAATTGCCTAGAGATGGAAAGTACCTGAAGGGTAGGCAGTTGGCTTTGGGGAAAGGACCTTACCCACTCACCTCCACTTCCCTCTCTCACCTGCAGCTTTACATGCTTCTAGGGCTCTTGGAGAATGGTTTGGCTATGTTAGCTAAAGTGACCTTGACCCTTCTGAAACTTAGCCAGGAGGAGTATGTaggacttgggcagccccggtgggtggcgcagcaatttagctccgccttcagcccagggtgtgatggagcctgcttctccctctgcctgtgtctctgcctctctctctcagtctgtgtctctcgtgaataaataaataaatctttaaataataataataataaagtttgatttacttataaaatgaaagaagtatGTAGGACTTATTGTTTCCTTATGTGTAGGAGGTCATGGCTGGATCTGGGGAGGCTGCAGCGACAATGTGGAATTTGGGGAAAGGATCTCCAAACTCTTTGTGGACAGCCTGGAAAAGGGAAAAGATGCCAGAGCCCTGATGAACCTTCACAACAACAGGGCAGGCAGGCTGGTAGGTATAGGAGCCCCCCAGTGAACTATCAGGATCACTATTGGCAATAGCCTCACATGTGCACAGCCCTTTACAACCTAGCAAGAGCTGTCTCAGACCCATGTGCCATCCTCATACCACCTAACAGGACTGGGATGGCCACCGCCATTCTCTGGATGACAAAGTCAGTTCAATACAACTAATAAGCATCAGAACCAGGCAATAAACTCAGATCTTCTActttagtattattatgaaacaTTACCATGTAGCCCCTTCTGCAGGCAGGTTTCTGAGAACACAGGACAATACGGTAGCAATGCCTTGCTTTCatgacaaaattttaaacatttcaactGTGTATTCTAGGAAAttaatgggggaggggagggagatcATCCAAATTGTATCCTAAAATCTGTCTGGATTTCTAGGGATTGGGACTTATCTAGACTTCTCTGGAGGGGCTGTTTTCACCCAAGACTTCTGGAGTGTTCTGAATTCAAGTGCAAGCAAGTTGGATTTAAAACTAAGAGCATAAAAATTTCCCCGTGAGCCCATACCTGGAAGACCTGATTGCCCAGGGCAAGGGGAAGAGATTTTCAAGGCAATTACACACACATGGGTAATTGCCTTGCCGGTAGAGGTCCAGACTGCATGAACTCCCCTACCACTGGGAGAGGACAAACCCTCACCAATACTCCAGCCTCTACCTTCAAGACAATAACAGTGCCGATGatcatattttctcctttaatttacCCGGAACTTTCTTGATCATTCTTATTCCAATGACAGAGAGAAACAAGCTCAACAAGGGATGGAGTTGGGCCTAGAGCCTCGGTTTCCTATTCCTGCAACTTCTTCAACACTTGCTTGATTTTCCCATACAATACCCAACAGCACTTTAAAATTACCCTTATAGGGACGactaggtggcttagcggttgagcacctgccttcggcccagcgtgtgatcccggggtcctgggatcgagtcccacatcggtctccctgcatggggcctgcttctccctctgcctgtgtctctgcctctctgtgtgtgtctcttatgaataaataaataaaatcttttaaaaataaataaaattacctttATAAGGCCTTTACACCCCTGAATACTCTAATTGAGAAGATCTGAGGTGGGGCCCAGGAACGAGCATTTCCCACAGGCCTCTCCAGTAATTCTGATGCTCTTCCAAAGTTAAGAAGGACAACTCTAAAATATCCCATTGAATTACTAGCCTTTGGTCTTCCCTACccaatgtcattttattttttgtcctctctcacttcctctctctctaggCAGTGAGAGCCATCATGAAAAGGACCTGCAAATGTCATGGCATCTCTGGGAGCTGCAGCATCCAGACATGCTGGCTGCAGCTGGCTGACTTCCGGGAAATGGGAGACTACCTGAAAGCCAAGTACAAGCAGGCCCTGAAAATTGAGATGGATAAGCGGCAGTTGAGGGCTGGGAACAGTGCTGAGGGCCACTGGGCCCCCACTGAGGCCTTCCTTCCTAGTGCAGAGGCTGAGCTGATCTTTTTAGAGGAGTCACCAGATTACTGTACCCGTAATTCCAGTCTGGGCGTCTATGGCACAGAAGGTCGGGAGTGTCTGCAGGACAGCCACAACACATCCAGGTGGGAGCAACACAGCTGCGGGCGCCTATGCACCGAGTGTGGCCTGCAGGTGGAAGAGAGAAGAACTGAGGCTATCAGCAGCTGTAACTGCAAATTCCAGTGGTGCTGTACAGTCAGGTGCGACCAGTGTAGGCACGTAGTGAACAAGTACTACTGCACAAGCTCCCTGGGCAGCGCTTCGGCCAGAGGCAAGGGCAGTGCTTCATAGCAAGCACTTGCTTAGTTGCAAGTGAATTTGACAATGGGAGGGGACATGGTTTCTTTCTCAGAAAGAGTGAATTAGAAAATCACATAGTTGGTCTGTAGCTCTCTTCATATCTGCTATTGATGGGGAAATGGAGGCCCAAGGTTATATAGCATATTCTTGACAGAGTTGAAATTGGAATGTGGCATTCTAACGTGGGCAGACCTCATTTAATCTCTCCTGCAAGCTGTTTCCTGGACTTTGTGTCTGTACTTTTGCATCTTGCTAAAGGGGAGTTTGGCTTGGGGGTCTTATCCAGAGGGACCCTCAAAGTACTTGTCACCATAAGTTTCAGAGGGAATGGAAGCAAAAACCAAAGAGTTCTGTTCAGACTTCTGAAGGAGCAAGCTTCCCCGATGCTGGCTAACTCCAGAAAGAACAACTATATGTTCACGCAGATCATTGAGGCAGAAACCATATATGTACCTAGTGGGTGGCTTTTAAGGTATTGAGTTTTTCATCTGAGTATgcacttttaaaaagttctcagggcacctgactcgctcagttggaagagcatgtgactcttgatattggggttgtgagttcaagccctacactgggttcagagcttactgaaaaaaaaagttctccccTCAAAACCCTGGGAAAACCAGGAAACCAGGACCCAACATAAACTGAGGACTTTCCCAGCTCAGAAACCACCTCTGTAGCCATGGAAAAAGAATGGTCATAGCAAATGGGCAGGTGACCCCAACTTATCTAGAGGAGGCTCTCCTCCATTACCCTGCCCAAAGAGAGAGATTTTTGCCCCCAAGAGCTGTGAAAGGACTCTTTTGTTATTTTCCCAGATTGGGAATTCAACTTCATTTTGCAATAAATGCTAGAATATACATCTACCTGAGACGTTTTATTTCTCACTTTGGTAACCTTAGGATAAGAAAGGGAATTGAAAACCCTGCTTGTATATTCCAGTTGTGCACAAAACTAAGGGAAAAACTGGAAATACACAACCCTCTTGGTATAAGTGTTTAAGAGATGATATAATTGAGAATCAGGAACTGGTCAATAGGAAAACAATGTAGACTCCTGGATTTAGGTGGTGTTATTTTAATGCAACCTAAGAAACTTGATGAACAAGGAAGCCTTTTGAACTTGAACCATATTCAAAGTGTGTTTGCTCTCTTAACTTGGGCTTCCTGGGGTGTCTGTATGCCTCAGGGAGACCCTGGGCTAGAGAGACTAGGAAAGTTGTGGATTCTACCTTTCTCATTTGCACTTCTACATCTTCCActggcaatcttggggtggagagcCCTTGGGGGCTCAAAAATTGGTCTCCTAAATTTGAGCATCTCAGCTTTAGGAGTCTCCCCTTTGTGCAAAGGCCAACCATAAACAAGTACAATGACTGATCACCAAGAGTGAAGAAACCTCTCAgcttaatgttttaaattagaaaacaatttaaatgttcaaCAGTAGGGCAAAGTAGTTAAATCATGGCCCCACAATGGAATATCAaccattaaaatcatattttggaGAAATACCTGGCAACATGAAAAACATACATGATATATTAAGTGAGTAAAGTTAATTACAAAACAGCATGTTCAGGATAactcaattttgttttcaaaaacttgaaaaaactGGCTGACTCAGTTCTTAGGTcatgccactcttttttttttttttttttaagattttatttatttattcatgatattcacacacagagagagagagagagagagaggcagagacataggcagagggagaagcaggctccatgcaggaagtccatgggatttgatcccaggtctccaggatcgcaccctggaccaaaggcaggcactaaaccgctgcaccacccagggatcccatcatgccactcttgatttcagggttgtgagttcaagccccacactgggcatagagctgactttaaaaaaaaaaaaaaaaagagggatccctgggtggcgcagcggtttggcgcctgcctttggcccagggcgcgatcctggagacccgggatcgaatcctacgttgggcttccagtgcatggaacctgcttctccctctgcctatgtctctctctctctctctctctctctctctctctcataaataaatttaaaaaaaattttaaaaaaagaaagaaaatatttgctattgtGTAGTACCAAATAGAGTAATATGTTTACCtgtttgtgtttttctgtgttcTTACACTTGTCTacgataataaatatttttcttatcaaaaagaatcgttactggggtacctggctggctcagtcagtacatgtaattcttgatctcagggtggtgtgTTCAAGccctcgaaagaaagaaagaaaccaagaaaccaagaaagaacaaaaggacaaaagaaaaaaggaagaaagatagatttaaaaaatactttttataaaatacttctggaaaaaaagaatgagttattttttttttaaatgccaacagGAAAtaaccttcttcttcttcttcttctttttttttttttttttttttttttagtgaatagAAATGTGAAATATTCATTAAGGAAGATGGCATCTCAAGAGAAAccataggggatgcctgggtggctcagtggttgagcctttgccttcagctcaggtcgtggtcctggggtcccgggatggagtcccgcatcggcttcctgcatggagcctgcttctccctctgcctatgtctctgtctctctctgggtctctcatgaataaataaataaaatcttgagagagagagagagagagagagagagagaaaccataagCAGGTACCTTGAAAGCTTACTGTGGTCTTTATTTCTTCTGGTGCATTTACAACTCCCACGGATGGTGGAAACAAGAAAAAATCCATTAAAGTACAGCCTATGTCAAGAAAATGGAAGATTTCTTCTACCTTTCTCCTAAGAAAGTTTACAGAAAGACACTACAGTTATTGacagagaaagtgtgtgtggCGGTAGTGAAAAGGGGAAAGAGACACCATCTAAGCATAAAAATTATGGTGAAGAAATAGGCaatcaaaagaaaagattaacctggggctcagagaaaaacaaaaatcataaaattatgtGGCATTGAGGTCAATCCTCCAGTGCACACAGATGCCAAAGTGCCCGTCATAAAATCCGAATTGTGAAACTGTGCTAGGGAAATGAACAAACTAGATTTTCTCCCTTCATTCCTAACGGAATCTCCATCCAAAGGACCCAGGTACTTGATGCTTTGCCATCAATCAATCACATCAACAATCTTCCTACATAGACCCTGagccagaaaggaaaggaattcagATTTCTCTACATCCATCACCTTCCTGTCAGGGATCCATTCCATGGCTTACGGTGTTACTCAGCTTCCTTAGTTACaaccctcccctccttcccttttggCTCACCCTGACAAGTGGGCTCTCATGGAGGTGACAGGACAGTAAAACTCCTATGTTCAGTACGTTCAGGACCCCAGACAGGCAGACTGGCCATAATCTATGGTGGATCTTGAAAACCTGTTGAAAAGAGAATCAGCTCAATAAGGGAAACCTGTCCACAAGCCTATTCACCCATTTCAAATCCAAGCACTGCTTCATGTGGCCTGGAgaacagaagcctgtattttctgtctagattaaaaggaaaatatgcttATGCTTGCCAGGCCCCTATAaagtttttttctcctccccctcccacctctttttcctccttctcttcctcatcctccttcCCATCTGACCTTTGCCATGAGTAGAACTAGGGATTCCCAAGAAAACTGTGAGGTCTGTTCCTAGAGTCTCCTAAGGTGCCCTGCCAGTCTCCTCAGGGCTTGCCAGTGGTTGTAACAGTAAGGgtggaaagaaaataatggagCGCCTATTAAGTGTCAAGGGCTTAATATATGTTATATGCTTCATCCCTGGGAACAACCCAATTAAAGAGTTACAATTATTCCCCTCTTATTACTGAGGAACTATGTCTCAGATAAGTTAAGCACTCACCCTAAAATTAAACACAAGGAGGTGGATTTGAATTCAGGCCAGGATCACACAAATCCAcacgctttctttttttttttttttttccacactctTTCTTGACACCACTTGTGCTCTGGGAGCCCAGCATCTCCGGTGACATTCTTAACTGTCTTGACAGCTTTGCCGAATGACTACCATTCATATGCAGTGAAAGgtgtcctcttcctccctcttctgcaAGTAGGAGAGTTAAATTTCTCAGCCCTTCTCTAGAATGGGGAAACCTAACTTTTGACTTGCAAAGATCTTCCTTAGAATGATAAAGCAAGATAGCCTGACTCCTGCTGACTTGGGATGGCGAATCCTGGTTCACTAGGGGGTACTCAGAGAAAAAAGCTAACAATTATGGTCTATATTAGAGGTCAAAGTTTCAAAGGAATGTCAAAGGAGGAGTGTTTATTTTAGAGGgtagaggaaggaaaaacaggatctagagaaagacaaatttctAGCCCCAGATCACAAACTACTTCTAATAATTGATCACAAAAGATAGAGACTCGGCCCAGATACAGATGTTTGAGTTGAGGGGAAATGCAGTGAAAGCGAAAACCAGAGAAAGGGCTTCAGGAGAAGTTAAAGACCTTTGAGTAGAACTACAGCTCTAAAGCAGCTAATCCTGTCGCATTCCCTAACAAAAAAAGGGGAAAGCTGGGTTTAGAGGAGAGAAGTGTCCAGCCCTATGTCACCAAAGGAGATAACTGATGAGATAACACTAGACTCCAAGGCCCTGAACACTCTCCATGGCTGGTGCTTTGCCAACCCTTGTCAGACTGCCGTTTTCATCAAAAAAGGGACATTGGATGAACAATGCGAGTATTGAGGAAATTAGGTCAAGGCTCCAGGAAGCTTCAGACTCTACTTGGTCAATGAGGGAATAGGGAGACTAGGGGTAAGGGAACTAGGCATATGGGTGAGGGAAAAGGCCTGCTGGTATACGAGGACCCCAAACACATTCCCACATTCCTCTCAGATTCTCCAGTACCTGTGCAGACCTCTGCTGAGGTGCTGAGGTACTGAGGTCCCTTATCATTTCTTCACCAGGAGCTTCTTACAGCCCAAAAGAGATCACTTGATTCAGCCACATGCTTCTCAACAGAACAGCTCCTAATCAAAAGCCTAAGGAAGAGAAGCACACTGaatactctgttttgttttttgttttgttttaaagattttattgggatccctgggtggcgcagcggtttggcgcctgcctttagcccagggcgcgatcctggagacccgggatcgaatcccacgtcaggctcccggtgcatggagcctgcttctccctctgcctgtgtctctgcctctctctctctctctgtgattatcataaataaataaaaaaaatttaaaaaaaaaaaataaagattttatttatttgttcatagagacagagacagggagagagagacaggcagaaatacaggcagagggagaagcaggctccatgcagggagcccgatgtgggactcgatcccaggtctccaggatcacgccctggaatgaaggtggtgctaaaccgctgagccatccaggctgcccacatACTCAGTTTTGAAAGACCATCAGGGGAGGGggcacctagggggctcagtcagttaagcatctgccttaggctcagatcatgatctccgggtcctagGACCAAGACCcgccatgggctccctgctcagtggggagtccgcttctccttctcccttttcctgaCCCTTTCATTCcccactcatggtctctctctctcaaataaacaaataatatctttaagaaaaaagaaagaagaaaagaaagaaagaaagaaagaaagaaagaaagaaagaaagaaagaaagaaagaagaaagaaagaaagaaagaaaaaagaaagagactatCAAGGGAGATGGGAGCCAGTCCTTTCCTCCTGTGATAAAGTGCTAAAGTGCTTATCAGGATGTTTGCTACATGTCTAACCTGAGTCATCAATGCTATATTTTAAGGTTACCAAATCTTTTAGGACCTCTCATTATGGATTCAGGCCTTTAAATTCTCCTTTTCTCCAAGCTAAAAACCCCTAACTAGTTTCTCACTATTTCTCTCTCACATTCTTTTTCCTAGACTGCCTTCAAATGCACCAAATCTAGGCTTCTATGAGGAGTTAGGTAGGGTGCAGGCCACATACCCTTCTCAAGCCTCAACTGCCATGACCTCTTTGTCCTCAATTATTTAAAGAATCTACCTAATCTCCACTGTCATAGAGTTTTGATCGACCCATCAGGCCCTACTTGCATTTCTCCATGGCCTGAGTTCATTTCTAACCCCCTTCACTCCAGTGAAGTAGCCTTGATCCCTGCCTCCGTCAGCTGGGACCATAATCATCAAAGTCCTCCTGTACCAGGGGCTGGCAGTGGTGCAGGGGCAAGAACATGCAACTAATATCAGGACACACTTGCTCTCTGCTCCCACCCTTGGAgagctttcttctcttctcttctcttctcttctcttctcttctcttctcttctcttctcttctttctcttctcttctttctttctttctttctttctttctttctttctttctttctttctttctttcttctttcaagattttatttatttatttgagaccttCTCCTTACCCTTGGGTATAAATGGTAATGGTATGTTTGGGAAACATCATatgttcttctctttccttttttttaatccaaaagatAACAGGAATTGCCTGCCttttatttgataaaatctaAATATCACTGCCTATGATATCTAgtcattacatatttttctgtctCAACAATAGGGCTGACAAGTTTCCCCTTGGAGGTAAGACCATgttacttctctgtgcctctataAGCCTCTCACAACACTTTGCATGTGGTAGATGATTAGTGCTCTTCCGACATTAAACAGCTCATGGAATCTCAGAGATGGAGAAGACCTTAATCATCTCCTACAATCCTCTCATCTTGCAGAAGAggtacagggacacctggctgactcagtcagaagagcatggggctcttgatctcagggtcatgagtttgagccccatgtcgtgtgcaaagattatttaaaaacaaactttgggatgcctgggtggctcagcagttaagcgtctgcctttggctcaggtcatgatcctggagtcctgggatcgagtcccatatcgggctccctgaatggagcctgcttctccctctgcttgtgtctctgcctctctctgtgtgtctctcatgaataaataaaatctttttaaaattttaaaaataaaaataaaaacaaactttaaaaaaattactgtaggGCACAAAGTCAGAGTTACCTTGGATTTCTGATATCTCTGGAAACCCAGTGCTCTTCTATTACTTCATGGTTTATG
This sequence is a window from Canis aureus isolate CA01 chromosome 10, VMU_Caureus_v.1.0, whole genome shotgun sequence. Protein-coding genes within it:
- the WNT8A gene encoding protein Wnt-8a isoform X3, with amino-acid sequence MGDLFMLRVAMGICYATFSASAWSVNNFLITGPKAYLTYTTSVALGAQSGIEECKFQFAWERWNCPESALQLSTHNRLRSATRETSFIHAISSAGVMYIITKNCSMGDFENCGCDESKNGKTGGHGWIWGGCSDNVEFGERISKLFVDSLEKGKDARALMNLHNNRAGRLAVRAIMKRTCKCHGISGSCSIQTCWLQLADFREMGDYLKAKYKQALKIEMDKRQLRAGNSAEGHWAPTEAFLPSAEAELIFLEESPDYCTRNSSLGVYGTEGRECLQDSHNTSRWEQHSCGRLCTECGLQVEERRTEAISSCNCKFQWCCTVRNVKYSLRKMASQEKP
- the WNT8A gene encoding protein Wnt-8a isoform X1; translated protein: MGDLFMLRVAMGICYATFSASAWSVNNFLITGPKAYLTYTTSVALGAQSGIEECKFQFAWERWNCPESALQLSTHNRLRSATRETSFIHAISSAGVMYIITKNCSMGDFENCGCDESKNGKTGGHGWIWGGCSDNVEFGERISKLFVDSLEKGKDARALMNLHNNRAGRLAVRAIMKRTCKCHGISGSCSIQTCWLQLADFREMGDYLKAKYKQALKIEMDKRQLRAGNSAEGHWAPTEAFLPSAEAELIFLEESPDYCTRNSSLGVYGTEGRECLQDSHNTSRWEQHSCGRLCTECGLQVEERRTEAISSCNCKFQWCCTVRCDQCRHVVNKYYCTSSLGSASARGKGSAS
- the WNT8A gene encoding protein Wnt-8a isoform X5; this translates as MGDLFMLRVAMGICYATFSASAWSVNNFLITGPKAYLTYTTSVALGAQSGIEECKFQFAWERWNCPESALQLSTHNRLRSATRETSFIHAISSAGVMYIITKNCSMGDFENCGCDESKNGKTGGHGWIWGGCSDNVEFGERISKLFVDSLEKGKDARALMNLHNNRAGRLAVRAIMKRTCKCHGISGSCSIQTCWLQLADFREMGDYLKAKYKQALKIEMDKRQLRAGNSAEGHWAPTEAFLPSAEAELIFLEESPDYCTRNSSLGVYGTEGRECLQDSHNTSRWEQHSCGRLCTECGLQVEERRTEAISSCNCKFQWCCTVSE
- the WNT8A gene encoding protein Wnt-8a isoform X2, encoding MTRTNSCYQDRSVNNFLITGPKAYLTYTTSVALGAQSGIEECKFQFAWERWNCPESALQLSTHNRLRSATRETSFIHAISSAGVMYIITKNCSMGDFENCGCDESKNGKTGGHGWIWGGCSDNVEFGERISKLFVDSLEKGKDARALMNLHNNRAGRLAVRAIMKRTCKCHGISGSCSIQTCWLQLADFREMGDYLKAKYKQALKIEMDKRQLRAGNSAEGHWAPTEAFLPSAEAELIFLEESPDYCTRNSSLGVYGTEGRECLQDSHNTSRWEQHSCGRLCTECGLQVEERRTEAISSCNCKFQWCCTVRCDQCRHVVNKYYCTSSLGSASARGKGSAS
- the WNT8A gene encoding protein Wnt-8a isoform X4 encodes the protein MMSREQSSIPHITWKAYLTYTTSVALGAQSGIEECKFQFAWERWNCPESALQLSTHNRLRSATRETSFIHAISSAGVMYIITKNCSMGDFENCGCDESKNGKTGGHGWIWGGCSDNVEFGERISKLFVDSLEKGKDARALMNLHNNRAGRLAVRAIMKRTCKCHGISGSCSIQTCWLQLADFREMGDYLKAKYKQALKIEMDKRQLRAGNSAEGHWAPTEAFLPSAEAELIFLEESPDYCTRNSSLGVYGTEGRECLQDSHNTSRWEQHSCGRLCTECGLQVEERRTEAISSCNCKFQWCCTVRCDQCRHVVNKYYCTSSLGSASARGKGSAS